A genomic segment from Carassius auratus strain Wakin chromosome 25, ASM336829v1, whole genome shotgun sequence encodes:
- the fbxl22 gene encoding F-box and leucine-rich protein 22, whose amino-acid sequence MHLTELDQECLLHLFSYLDKDSCRSLSLTCVRLRQVFLDPQLWTLLHFRSLCELRRDNYVLGSSLRYLAVCWHSSRVKVCNIEDWMKTTFQKDLCRKHESLVSDFLERVCHMCPNLLSLTLSGCGHVMDRDVINVLQSCRRLHSLSLENCARMTDSVLQAVVDHGHSLTEMRVDFCRNVTQAGLQEVRDKRPEVHLSALHSADMIPDSKPEEKTQTRRALQKFLIFS is encoded by the exons ATGCATCTCACAGAACTAGATCAGGAGTGTTTGTTACACCTTTTTTCGTACCTAGACAAGGACAGTTGCCGCAGCCTGTCCCTGACCTGCGTACGACTAAGACAAGTCTTCCTGGACCCACAACTGTGGACGCTACTTCACTTCAGGTCCCTGTGTGAGCTGAGGAGGGACAACTATGTTCTGGGCTCTTCGCTAAGGTACCTGGCTGTATGCTGGCACTCGAGCAGGGTCAAAGTGTGCAACATTGAGGACTGGATGAAGACCACATTCCAGAAGGACCTCTGCAGGAAGCACGAGAGCCTCGTCAGTGACTTCCTGGAGCGTGTTTGCCACAT gtgTCCGAATCTACTCTCGCTGACTCTGTCTGGATGTGGGCACGTTATGGACCGCGATGTTATTAACGTGCTACAAAGCTGCAGGAGGCTACACAGCCTTAGTCTGGAAAACTGCGCTCGGATGACTGACTCTGTCCTCCAGGCTGTTGTGGACCACGGCCACAGTCTCACAGAAATGAGGGTGGACTTCTGTCGCAACGTGACCCAGGCGGGGCTGCAGGAGGTCAGGGACAAGAGACCAGAAGTGCACCTGAGCGCGTTACACAGTGCCGATATGATTCCAGACAGCAAACCGGAGGAGAAAACACAGACCAGGAGAGCTCTGCAGAAGTTCTTGATCTTCTCCTGA